The DNA window TTCAGAGGCAGCGGATGAACGGGTGCCAGGGATTCAGCCTCACCGAGGTTGTCGTGTCTTTGGCCATTGCGGCGATACTCATGGGGATGGCCATTCCCTTTTTCGGCAGTTGGACGGCCGGGGCTCGATTGGATGCTTCGGCCCGGGATTTGGCTTCGGCGC is part of the Candidatus Omnitrophota bacterium genome and encodes:
- a CDS encoding prepilin-type N-terminal cleavage/methylation domain-containing protein, producing MNGCQGFSLTEVVVSLAIAAILMGMAIPFFGSWTAGARLDASARDLASA